From a region of the Prevotella melaninogenica genome:
- a CDS encoding DUF3127 domain-containing protein has product MDLQGKVIAVLPAREGTSARGPWKSQEYVIETHDQYPKKMVFNVFGADRIEQFAIKAGEELNVSFDIDAHEYNGRWFNNLRAWNVQRVDATAAMAGAPVAAAPVTPQPAPAAPQATPFPPAQPEENSTDDLPF; this is encoded by the coding sequence ATGGATTTACAAGGAAAAGTAATTGCTGTTCTTCCTGCACGTGAGGGAACTTCAGCTCGAGGACCATGGAAGTCACAAGAGTATGTGATTGAGACGCACGACCAGTATCCAAAGAAGATGGTTTTCAATGTCTTTGGTGCTGATAGAATTGAGCAGTTCGCTATCAAGGCTGGTGAAGAGCTCAACGTAAGTTTTGACATTGATGCACACGAGTACAACGGTCGTTGGTTTAATAATCTTCGTGCATGGAACGTTCAGCGTGTAGACGCTACAGCTGCTATGGCTGGTGCGCCTGTTGCTGCAGCTCCAGTCACTCCTCAGCCAGCTCCTGCTGCGCCACAGGCTACCCCATTCCCTCCTGCACAGCCAGAGGAAAATTCTACAGATGACTTACCATTCTAA
- a CDS encoding 3'-5' exonuclease has translation MKLNLTKPLIVFDLETTGLDLVNDRIIQISFIKIHPDGKEERENIFINPEKPIPAEVTLLTGISDADVADAPTFKQKAKELSDKFAGCDFAGYNSNRFDVPMLAEEFLRAGVDFDFSKCRLIDAQNIYHKMERRNLAAAYKFYCGRKMEDDFEAHKADQDTEATWRVLQGELDMYTPGNQEEADRVLNNDMDELAEFSRMNDFVDFAGRIVWCDMTDKDGNQLLDATGKPRRHEVFNFGKYKGWDVAEVLRKDPGYYSWMLASDFTYNTKQVLTRIRLREFNNK, from the coding sequence ATGAAACTGAATTTGACAAAGCCTTTGATAGTTTTCGACTTAGAAACGACAGGGCTTGACCTTGTAAACGACCGTATTATCCAGATTTCTTTTATCAAGATTCATCCTGATGGAAAGGAGGAAAGAGAAAATATATTTATCAATCCTGAGAAGCCAATACCTGCAGAGGTGACGCTATTGACGGGTATTTCTGATGCTGACGTGGCTGATGCGCCAACCTTCAAACAGAAGGCTAAGGAGTTATCAGACAAGTTTGCTGGTTGTGACTTTGCTGGATATAATTCTAATCGTTTTGATGTGCCAATGTTGGCAGAGGAGTTTCTGCGTGCAGGTGTTGACTTTGATTTCTCAAAGTGTCGTCTGATTGATGCACAGAATATCTACCATAAGATGGAGCGCCGCAATCTTGCCGCTGCCTATAAGTTCTACTGTGGTAGGAAGATGGAGGACGACTTTGAAGCACATAAGGCGGATCAGGATACTGAAGCTACATGGCGTGTGCTGCAGGGTGAACTTGATATGTATACTCCCGGCAATCAGGAAGAAGCGGATCGTGTATTGAATAACGACATGGATGAACTTGCAGAGTTCTCTCGTATGAATGACTTTGTAGACTTCGCTGGTCGTATAGTATGGTGTGACATGACTGATAAGGATGGTAACCAGTTGTTGGATGCTACAGGAAAGCCACGTCGTCATGAAGTATTCAACTTTGGTAAGTATAAAGGTTGGGATGTTGCAGAGGTTCTGCGTAAAGATCCTGGCTATTACAGTTGGATGCTTGCAAGTGATTTTACTTATAACACAAAGCAGGTTTTGACACGTATTCGCCTGAGAGAGTTTAATAATAAGTAA
- the dnaN gene encoding DNA polymerase III subunit beta, whose protein sequence is MRFNLSSTALSSRLLTLSRVINSKNSLPILDCFLFEVRDGQLTITASDSENVMRGTLNLESCEGEGNFAVNNHTILDAVKELPEQPLTLDVNLDEMKIYVTYQNGSYNFPILGADEYPKAQSVSDNATIITLQAEKLSDSLTRSLFATAQDELRPVMNGVYFDLKEDGLAVVASDGHKLVRNKIFSIKSDSPTSFVLPKKPASLLKNVLSKDGGDVIIRFDERSAEISFAEGNLACRLIEGKYPNYNSVIPQDNPNQVTIDRKSLIGALRRVLPFASDSSQLIRFHVSAGLLELNAEDIDFATSAKESVTCEYGGNPMSIGFKGSSMLDILNNLESDDVVIQLADPSRAGVIVPGSQPENEDILMLIMPMLLND, encoded by the coding sequence ATGAGATTTAACCTTTCAAGCACTGCATTGAGCAGCCGGTTGTTGACTCTCTCTCGAGTAATTAATAGTAAGAATTCTCTTCCTATCTTGGATTGCTTCTTGTTTGAAGTTCGTGATGGTCAGCTTACTATTACTGCCTCAGATAGTGAGAATGTCATGCGCGGAACATTGAATCTTGAGAGTTGTGAAGGCGAGGGCAATTTTGCAGTGAACAATCATACGATTCTTGATGCTGTGAAAGAACTTCCAGAGCAACCATTGACATTGGATGTGAATCTGGATGAAATGAAGATTTATGTTACCTATCAGAATGGTTCTTATAACTTCCCAATTCTTGGTGCAGATGAGTATCCAAAGGCGCAGTCTGTATCAGATAATGCTACAATAATTACGCTTCAAGCTGAGAAGTTATCAGATAGTCTGACACGTTCACTCTTTGCAACAGCACAGGATGAGCTTCGCCCAGTGATGAATGGTGTTTACTTCGATTTGAAGGAAGATGGTTTGGCTGTAGTTGCCAGTGATGGTCATAAGCTTGTAAGAAACAAGATTTTCTCTATTAAGAGTGACTCTCCAACTTCATTTGTTCTTCCTAAGAAGCCTGCTTCATTGTTGAAGAATGTTTTGTCAAAGGATGGTGGCGATGTTATCATTCGTTTCGATGAGCGTTCTGCAGAGATTTCTTTTGCAGAAGGCAACCTCGCATGTCGTTTGATTGAAGGTAAATATCCTAATTATAACAGTGTAATCCCACAGGATAATCCTAATCAGGTTACGATTGATCGTAAGTCATTGATTGGTGCTTTGCGCCGTGTGTTACCTTTTGCAAGTGACTCTTCACAGTTGATTCGTTTCCATGTATCAGCAGGTTTGTTAGAGTTGAATGCTGAAGATATTGATTTTGCAACAAGTGCTAAGGAGAGTGTTACCTGTGAGTATGGTGGCAATCCTATGAGCATTGGCTTCAAAGGCTCAAGCATGCTTGACATATTGAACAACCTTGAGAGTGATGATGTTGTCATTCAGTTGGCTGATCCATCACGTGCTGGTGTAATCGTACCAGGAAGTCAGCCTGAGAATGAGGATATTCTCATGCTGATTATGCCGATGTTGTTGAACGATTAA